One Cryobacterium psychrophilum DNA segment encodes these proteins:
- the serC gene encoding phosphoserine transaminase gives MPDLMIPTEMLPLDGRFGCGPSKIRREQLDHLIGFATGILGTSHRQPPVKELVGRVRAGLAELFDIPEGYEVVLGNGGSTAFWDAAVFSLIEKRSQHLVFGEFGGKFAKAAAAPFLDAPDVVSAPTGSRSEFVPLEGIDVYAWPQNETSTGVMAPVTRVVGDEGALTVIDATSAAAGIDFAADQADVYYFAPQKNLASDGGLWLALFSPAAIERVERIHASGRYIPEFLSLKNAIDNSRLNQTLNTPALSTLLLMENQIDWINGNGGLAWASARTQESSSVLYDWAESVDYATPFVTDKAHRSQVVATIDFADSVDASAVSRILRANGILDTEPYRKLGRNQLRVATFTAIDPNDVRRLVQSIEHVVGHLGD, from the coding sequence ATGCCGGACCTGATGATTCCCACTGAAATGCTGCCCCTTGACGGACGATTCGGCTGCGGCCCATCGAAAATCCGTCGCGAACAACTCGATCATCTGATCGGATTCGCGACCGGGATTCTCGGTACGAGTCACCGCCAGCCCCCTGTGAAAGAGCTTGTCGGCCGCGTGCGCGCTGGCCTCGCCGAGCTCTTCGACATTCCTGAAGGCTACGAAGTTGTGCTCGGCAACGGCGGTTCCACCGCGTTCTGGGACGCCGCCGTCTTCTCCCTAATCGAGAAGCGCAGCCAGCACCTCGTATTCGGCGAATTCGGCGGAAAGTTCGCCAAGGCCGCCGCCGCCCCCTTCCTCGACGCCCCCGACGTGGTGTCGGCCCCGACCGGTTCACGCAGTGAATTCGTGCCCCTGGAAGGCATCGACGTGTACGCGTGGCCGCAGAACGAGACGTCGACCGGCGTCATGGCTCCGGTCACACGCGTCGTCGGCGACGAGGGTGCCCTCACCGTGATTGACGCCACGAGCGCGGCCGCCGGCATCGACTTCGCGGCCGATCAGGCGGATGTCTACTACTTCGCCCCGCAGAAGAACCTCGCCTCCGACGGTGGCCTCTGGCTCGCCCTCTTCTCCCCCGCCGCGATTGAGCGGGTCGAACGCATCCACGCGAGCGGACGCTACATCCCCGAGTTCCTCAGCCTCAAAAACGCGATCGACAACTCGCGCCTCAACCAGACCCTCAACACGCCGGCGCTCAGCACTCTCCTGCTGATGGAGAACCAGATCGACTGGATCAACGGGAACGGCGGACTCGCCTGGGCTTCTGCGCGAACGCAGGAATCGTCATCCGTTCTCTACGACTGGGCCGAGAGCGTCGACTACGCCACCCCGTTCGTGACCGACAAGGCGCACCGCTCGCAGGTCGTCGCGACGATCGACTTCGCAGACTCCGTCGACGCCTCGGCCGTCAGCCGCATCCTGCGCGCCAACGGGATTCTGGACACCGAGCCGTACCGCAAGCTCGGCCGCAACCAGCTGCGCGTGGCCACATTCACGGCTATCGACCCGAACGATGTGCGTCGGCTCGTGCAGTCCATCGAGCACGTCGTCGGTCACCTCGGCGACTAA
- a CDS encoding PucR family transcriptional regulator translates to MLPSIRTILDLAIVQTAEPVVLSGLDRLQHEVRWVHVSETRNMTGLLRGGEMVLGTGLAIGHGVGAITAYLSHLERAGAVALLVELTNALEQQATDLRVAAGAVTMPVITVARRVRFVEITETVHRMIVADQLDKLERARGVHETFTTLSLESAGAADIVRRAAELIDAPVVLEDLAHLVVAHSAQGRSAPELLLDWEGRSRSTHLRDRTERAGPEAWLQTPVGTRTQRWGRLIVPVLTKDDDDAKMILERASQALSINRLAEKDQWELSHQAQAGLLHELRQPHAISLQDVEARAQALGLKAASTYAPVVICVEDGLGEVTDALASLHEDRVILEAVAFAVRASRSSALVATLQAGNIGVVLAIPDGAAEAALLERFCHTLNTQLSGARVVLGVSASRGNIIDAAAGLDEALHVARTAATLPGERKALYRSSDVRLRGLLALFRDDPRAQVFAESELAGILGSHDAADLALLRRFLNSGGNKAALARTGYVSRPTLYARLARLEEQLGVDLADAESRTSLHVALLLHDLRLLR, encoded by the coding sequence ATGCTCCCCAGTATTCGAACCATCCTCGATTTGGCCATCGTGCAGACGGCAGAGCCCGTGGTGCTGAGCGGGCTCGACCGTTTACAGCATGAGGTTCGCTGGGTACACGTGAGCGAAACCCGAAATATGACGGGCTTGCTGCGCGGCGGGGAAATGGTGCTCGGCACCGGCCTGGCCATTGGCCACGGAGTCGGCGCCATTACGGCCTACCTGTCCCACCTCGAGCGCGCCGGCGCAGTGGCTCTGCTCGTCGAGCTGACCAACGCCCTTGAGCAGCAGGCGACAGACCTGAGGGTCGCCGCCGGCGCTGTCACGATGCCCGTCATCACGGTGGCCAGGCGTGTTCGATTCGTGGAGATCACCGAAACGGTGCACCGGATGATAGTGGCCGACCAGCTGGACAAGCTCGAACGAGCTAGGGGCGTACACGAAACCTTCACGACGCTGAGCCTCGAAAGCGCGGGGGCCGCCGACATCGTTCGACGGGCGGCCGAGCTGATCGATGCCCCCGTGGTACTTGAAGACCTCGCTCATCTGGTGGTCGCCCACTCTGCGCAAGGCCGATCGGCCCCTGAGCTCCTGCTCGATTGGGAGGGTCGCTCACGTTCCACGCATCTGCGAGACCGTACAGAACGCGCGGGCCCGGAGGCATGGTTGCAGACCCCCGTGGGCACTCGTACGCAGCGTTGGGGACGGCTGATCGTCCCCGTGCTGACAAAGGACGACGACGACGCCAAGATGATTCTCGAGCGAGCCAGCCAAGCACTCTCTATCAACCGGCTCGCCGAGAAAGACCAGTGGGAGCTGTCCCATCAGGCTCAGGCCGGGCTGCTCCACGAGCTCCGCCAGCCGCACGCGATCAGCCTCCAGGATGTCGAGGCGAGAGCTCAGGCCCTGGGCCTCAAAGCCGCTTCCACCTACGCACCCGTGGTGATTTGCGTCGAGGATGGTCTCGGGGAGGTGACGGATGCGCTCGCTTCGCTCCATGAGGACCGAGTGATTCTTGAGGCCGTCGCATTTGCCGTGCGGGCCAGCCGGAGTTCTGCTCTCGTGGCCACGTTACAAGCGGGCAACATCGGCGTGGTCCTGGCCATCCCCGACGGCGCAGCCGAGGCTGCGCTCCTTGAGCGCTTCTGCCATACACTGAACACCCAGCTGTCCGGTGCCCGTGTGGTCCTAGGAGTCAGCGCGAGCCGCGGAAACATCATCGACGCCGCAGCGGGACTCGACGAGGCCCTCCACGTGGCGCGCACCGCAGCCACGCTCCCCGGAGAGCGGAAGGCCTTGTATAGATCCTCTGACGTGCGCCTGCGCGGCCTGCTCGCGCTGTTCCGCGACGATCCGCGGGCGCAGGTTTTTGCGGAATCCGAGCTCGCCGGAATTCTCGGGTCCCACGACGCCGCGGATCTCGCCCTGCTGCGACGATTCCTCAATTCTGGAGGCAACAAGGCCGCCCTCGCCCGCACCGGATACGTCAGCCGCCCCACCCTCTACGCGCGCCTTGCCCGGCTGGAAGAACAACTCGGCGTCGACCTGGCCGACGCCGAGTCCCGAACCAGCCTGCACGTCGCCTTGCTCCTGCACGACCTGCGCCTTCTTCGATGA
- a CDS encoding amidase — MGRSNAVRSTAVANGGTVAETELHYLDATTARALFRSGDLSPVELLRAVMERTDALNPQVNALTERLVGEAMAGAKDAERQFRTGGELPPLLGIPVATKEKHALAGRVLSNGLVAQQEVIADSDHPVVDRIRRAGGIIHERTTTPEFCCATVTHSPLWGVTRNPWNLGLSPGGSSGGSGAALAAGFAPLATGSDIAGSTRLPAAFTGTVGFKAPYGRVPGSPPLSADHYRGDGPMARTVADTALLANVMAGPHRDDHSSLASAPQLPAEWPSVAGLHIALCVRLGDYVVDVDVEANTRAVADALRSAGALVEEIELPWSTAEIHQTAFTHFGHILGPAMEDETAGGEHLLAPYTRQFMADARTAARGSRYLDGLRVESRMQGELARGMDGFDALICPTSAVASLRADGEYLDGLSASGVHLRHYWQGHMTVPFNIANRYPVLAVPSGMATCGIPTGVQIVGHPFDDDMVFRVGAAVETLRPWAQRYALVTSRTRA; from the coding sequence GTGGGCAGGAGCAACGCTGTCAGGAGCACGGCAGTCGCGAACGGCGGCACGGTCGCCGAGACTGAACTCCACTATCTCGACGCCACGACGGCACGGGCGTTGTTTCGCTCCGGGGATCTGTCGCCTGTCGAACTTCTGCGGGCCGTGATGGAGAGAACGGATGCCCTCAACCCACAGGTCAACGCCCTCACCGAGCGACTGGTCGGCGAGGCCATGGCCGGCGCGAAAGATGCCGAACGCCAATTTCGCACCGGCGGGGAGCTGCCGCCTCTCCTGGGTATCCCCGTAGCCACGAAGGAGAAGCACGCACTGGCGGGTCGCGTGCTCAGCAACGGGCTCGTCGCGCAGCAGGAGGTCATCGCAGACTCCGATCATCCCGTAGTCGATCGCATCCGTCGGGCTGGGGGAATTATTCACGAACGCACGACGACCCCAGAGTTCTGCTGCGCGACCGTGACGCACAGCCCGCTCTGGGGAGTGACGCGCAACCCGTGGAACCTCGGGCTGTCACCAGGCGGGTCGTCGGGCGGATCCGGTGCGGCCCTCGCGGCGGGTTTCGCTCCACTGGCGACTGGTTCGGATATCGCCGGTTCAACCCGCCTTCCTGCGGCGTTCACGGGCACTGTCGGTTTCAAGGCCCCCTACGGCCGAGTCCCGGGTTCACCCCCTCTCTCGGCCGACCACTACAGGGGCGATGGGCCGATGGCCCGAACGGTGGCCGATACCGCGCTGCTTGCCAATGTGATGGCCGGGCCGCACCGCGACGATCACTCGTCGCTGGCGAGCGCGCCGCAGCTGCCCGCCGAGTGGCCGTCTGTGGCCGGGCTGCACATCGCCCTATGCGTGCGGCTCGGCGATTACGTCGTCGACGTCGATGTGGAGGCCAACACACGCGCCGTCGCGGACGCGCTCCGAAGCGCGGGAGCGTTGGTCGAGGAGATCGAGCTACCGTGGTCGACCGCGGAAATCCACCAGACGGCCTTCACCCACTTCGGCCACATCCTCGGGCCGGCCATGGAGGACGAAACCGCCGGCGGCGAACACCTGCTCGCTCCATACACTCGGCAGTTCATGGCCGACGCTCGCACGGCCGCGCGGGGCAGCCGATACCTCGACGGGTTACGCGTCGAATCGCGAATGCAGGGCGAGCTCGCACGGGGCATGGATGGGTTCGATGCCTTGATCTGCCCGACATCGGCGGTCGCCTCGCTGAGGGCCGACGGCGAATACCTTGACGGACTATCCGCGAGCGGTGTTCACCTGCGGCACTATTGGCAGGGCCACATGACGGTGCCGTTCAATATCGCAAACCGTTACCCGGTGCTCGCTGTACCGAGCGGTATGGCCACCTGCGGGATCCCGACCGGCGTGCAGATCGTCGGGCATCCGTTCGACGACGACATGGTGTTCCGCGTGGGGGCGGCCGTCGAGACGTTACGCCCCTGGGCCCAGCGCTACGCCCTCGTCACTTCCCGAACGAGGGCGTAG
- a CDS encoding HNH endonuclease, with protein sequence MRTLVLNAGYEPLAVVTYKRAMILVMNQKATIVQSDLGHPVFATSGMWERPSVILLVRYVRLPRGRIVPVSRRGVLRRDDHRCCYCGKSAATIDHVLPRSRGGRDTWDNLAACCLKCNNSKSDHTPAEMGWSLRFTPRMPSGTTWVVRGVEHPLSQWDAYLAPAAAA encoded by the coding sequence ATGCGAACATTGGTCCTCAACGCGGGGTACGAGCCCCTCGCCGTGGTCACATACAAACGAGCGATGATTCTGGTGATGAACCAGAAGGCCACCATCGTGCAATCCGACCTGGGGCATCCGGTCTTCGCCACCTCTGGCATGTGGGAGCGGCCGAGCGTGATTCTGCTCGTGCGTTACGTGCGCTTGCCGCGGGGGAGGATCGTTCCGGTCAGCCGGCGCGGCGTGCTGCGGCGTGACGACCATCGGTGCTGCTACTGCGGAAAATCGGCCGCCACCATCGATCACGTGCTGCCGCGTTCACGTGGCGGGCGGGACACGTGGGACAACCTGGCGGCGTGTTGCCTCAAATGCAACAACTCAAAAAGCGACCACACGCCAGCGGAAATGGGCTGGAGTCTACGTTTCACGCCCCGGATGCCATCGGGAACCACGTGGGTCGTGCGCGGAGTCGAGCACCCCCTCTCGCAATGGGACGCCTACCTGGCCCCCGCAGCAGCCGCCTAA
- a CDS encoding C40 family peptidase yields the protein MTLTSGLVATMALPAYAFAPGSRDATFESTASNEATKSGAQAVEVDAQANTVTVAREGFSATTPEEIAAAAAATAAAEAVAAAEARRVEVASQRVSYANAYTGPSAADYLASPNHPSFDLQAVFNKAAEYQGVPYVYGGATPAGFDCSGLIKYVYAQFGVNLPHSSTSQGAMGTRISIEDAVPGDLVIMPGHDGFYAGNGNILHAPYTGQNVRIQPIWTSDYYIVRIGI from the coding sequence ATGACTCTCACCTCTGGCCTCGTCGCCACGATGGCCCTTCCGGCCTACGCGTTCGCTCCCGGCTCACGGGATGCCACGTTCGAGTCGACCGCGTCGAACGAGGCCACCAAGTCCGGCGCCCAAGCCGTTGAAGTGGACGCACAGGCCAACACCGTGACCGTCGCCCGCGAAGGCTTCTCCGCCACGACCCCCGAGGAAATCGCGGCAGCCGCTGCGGCAACCGCGGCTGCTGAGGCTGTTGCGGCTGCTGAGGCCCGTCGCGTCGAGGTCGCCTCGCAGCGCGTGAGCTATGCGAACGCCTACACCGGCCCGTCAGCGGCTGACTACCTCGCCAGCCCGAACCACCCCTCCTTCGATCTGCAGGCCGTGTTCAACAAGGCCGCGGAGTACCAGGGCGTTCCCTATGTCTACGGCGGAGCAACTCCGGCCGGCTTCGACTGCTCCGGCTTGATCAAGTATGTCTACGCCCAGTTCGGCGTCAACCTGCCGCACTCGTCCACCAGCCAGGGCGCCATGGGTACGCGCATCTCCATTGAAGACGCGGTTCCCGGTGACCTCGTCATCATGCCCGGCCACGACGGCTTCTATGCCGGGAACGGCAACATCCTGCACGCGCCGTACACCGGTCAGAACGTGCGCATCCAGCCCATCTGGACCAGTGACTACTACATCGTTCGTATCGGGATCTAA
- a CDS encoding M20 family metallo-hydrolase, with product MPMPANDFLTDFHHVATIGATPRNGVDRQAATAEDALTRDWFAAWIHDAGYTLHVDGIGNMFGLIDWTPGAPYVLVGSHLDSQPLGGRFDGAYGVLAALHAARNVDQLVTESGQAPPFNLAVVNWFNEEGGRFPPSVMGSSVFAGLFDEDRMLDTTDLAGITARAALSEIGYLGTDPRPATVSYAEIHIEQGRILEREEIAIGVVDRSWYTQKLDIEVLGEQSHTGATAMADRHDALIAAAKIVLMVNDVTTQFEEESLVSSVGQLTLEPNSPIVVPRRVRLIADLRSGDPQIVQAARTTLLTKIAALAEEHDIQINVTDFDIRPIRYFPEDGLQLAEAAVANLGLSSRRIRTMAGHDSVAMNNIVPSIMLFIPSIDGVSHCEREFSTDSDMVTGLRLLTEVARQLVNGALVTTASTPVYAEV from the coding sequence GTGCCTATGCCTGCAAACGACTTTCTCACCGACTTTCACCACGTCGCCACGATCGGCGCCACCCCACGAAACGGCGTCGACCGTCAGGCGGCCACCGCCGAAGACGCGCTGACCCGGGACTGGTTCGCCGCCTGGATCCACGATGCCGGCTACACGCTGCACGTGGACGGAATCGGCAACATGTTCGGACTGATCGACTGGACGCCGGGCGCACCGTACGTTCTCGTCGGCTCCCACCTCGACAGCCAGCCGCTCGGTGGCCGCTTCGACGGTGCCTACGGGGTGCTGGCGGCCCTCCACGCGGCCCGCAACGTGGACCAATTGGTTACCGAGAGCGGACAGGCTCCCCCCTTCAACCTCGCGGTGGTCAACTGGTTCAACGAAGAGGGGGGACGTTTCCCGCCGAGCGTCATGGGCAGCTCCGTGTTCGCCGGGCTCTTTGACGAGGACAGGATGCTCGACACCACCGACCTCGCGGGGATCACCGCTCGGGCGGCCCTCTCCGAAATCGGCTATCTCGGCACCGACCCCCGGCCAGCGACCGTCAGCTACGCCGAGATCCACATCGAGCAGGGGCGCATCCTGGAGCGTGAAGAGATTGCGATCGGGGTGGTCGACCGCAGCTGGTACACGCAGAAGCTCGACATCGAAGTGCTCGGCGAACAGTCTCATACCGGAGCGACGGCCATGGCCGACCGACACGATGCCCTGATCGCCGCCGCCAAGATCGTGCTCATGGTGAATGACGTGACCACGCAGTTCGAGGAGGAATCCTTGGTCTCCTCCGTGGGCCAGCTGACGCTCGAGCCCAACTCCCCGATCGTCGTCCCTCGCCGGGTCCGCCTGATCGCAGATTTGCGCTCCGGCGATCCCCAGATCGTGCAGGCCGCCCGCACTACGCTCCTCACGAAGATCGCGGCCCTCGCCGAAGAACACGATATCCAAATCAACGTGACCGATTTCGACATCCGACCCATCCGCTACTTCCCCGAGGACGGACTCCAACTGGCTGAAGCTGCGGTAGCCAACTTGGGACTGTCCTCGCGGCGCATCCGGACCATGGCCGGCCATGACTCGGTGGCCATGAACAACATCGTTCCTTCGATCATGCTCTTCATCCCGAGCATCGATGGCGTGTCGCACTGCGAACGGGAGTTCAGCACGGATTCCGACATGGTCACCGGCCTCAGGTTGCTCACTGAAGTCGCCCGGCAACTTGTAAACGGCGCGCTCGTAACAACCGCGTCGACGCCGGTTTACGCCGAGGTCTGA
- a CDS encoding LysR family transcriptional regulator, with translation MRNFTLTQLRYFAVVAELESMTRAAARLLVTQSAVSTAMAELERILGAQLFLRNRSTGLKLTSTGRAFAMEVKSFLDHADALFESTSDSGEALSGQLTVGVFSPLASFRLPVLLRAFESQHPGVDVTFLEADLATLHTALRDGRCDLALTYGHGLGSEFSSQVLERVPPHVIVSADHPLANSPGHEVALRDLEGEPLILLDLPHSREYYESLFALSGLTPNIRHRFSGYETVRSFVARGHGYALLNQRVHNDVPYSGGRVVPLRLIDEFPPSEVMIVHLSDAVPTRRALAFTNSCRRLYGASPP, from the coding sequence ATGCGAAACTTCACCCTCACCCAACTCCGCTACTTCGCTGTGGTCGCCGAGCTCGAGAGCATGACCAGAGCGGCAGCTCGCCTCCTGGTGACGCAGTCGGCCGTCTCGACCGCAATGGCGGAGCTCGAGCGTATTCTCGGCGCCCAACTCTTTCTCCGCAACCGGTCGACAGGACTCAAACTCACCTCAACCGGTCGTGCTTTTGCGATGGAGGTGAAGTCCTTTCTGGACCACGCTGATGCTCTGTTCGAGTCCACCTCGGACTCAGGCGAGGCCCTGAGCGGGCAACTGACGGTGGGAGTGTTCTCGCCGCTGGCATCCTTCCGACTGCCGGTGCTTCTCCGGGCCTTCGAATCCCAACATCCCGGAGTCGACGTGACGTTTCTTGAGGCCGATCTGGCGACACTGCATACCGCGCTTCGGGACGGACGATGCGACCTGGCCCTGACGTACGGGCACGGCCTTGGCAGTGAATTCTCAAGCCAGGTTCTCGAGAGGGTGCCGCCGCACGTGATCGTTTCGGCCGACCACCCGCTCGCGAACAGCCCCGGCCACGAGGTCGCGCTCCGCGACTTGGAAGGCGAGCCCCTGATTCTTCTGGATCTTCCACACAGCCGGGAATACTACGAAAGCCTGTTTGCGCTGTCAGGCCTGACCCCCAACATCCGTCACAGGTTTTCGGGTTACGAGACTGTGCGGTCTTTTGTCGCCCGCGGCCACGGCTACGCCCTGCTCAATCAGCGAGTGCACAACGATGTGCCGTATTCCGGCGGGCGAGTTGTCCCGCTGCGTCTCATTGACGAGTTCCCTCCGAGCGAGGTCATGATCGTGCACCTCAGTGATGCCGTGCCTACGCGGCGCGCGCTGGCCTTTACAAATTCGTGCCGGCGTTTGTACGGCGCATCACCGCCCTAG
- a CDS encoding metal-dependent transcriptional regulator — MTDLIDTTEMYLRTILDLEEEQIVPLRARISERLGQSGPTVSQTVARMERDGLVVVSGDRHLELTEEGRSKAVHVMRKHRLAERLLSDVIGLEWEFVHDEACRWEHVMSEQVERKILEILGHPTESPYGNPIPGLDEFGDSPAVAFMAGVTNLLSLVASSPEPVSAVIRRLGEPVQFDPELLLQLKQSGAFPGATAMFSAAGSYVLVKVEGFGNGLELPNDVAGHIFVTTPETSA, encoded by the coding sequence ATGACTGATTTGATTGATACGACCGAGATGTACCTCCGGACGATTCTTGATCTGGAGGAGGAGCAGATCGTGCCCCTCCGCGCCCGTATTTCGGAGCGCCTCGGTCAGTCCGGGCCCACCGTTTCCCAGACCGTGGCGCGCATGGAACGCGACGGCCTTGTTGTTGTGTCCGGTGATCGCCATCTCGAACTCACCGAAGAAGGGCGCAGTAAGGCCGTTCATGTGATGCGCAAGCACCGTCTTGCCGAGCGGTTGCTGAGCGACGTGATCGGTCTTGAGTGGGAGTTCGTGCACGACGAAGCCTGCCGCTGGGAACACGTGATGAGCGAGCAGGTTGAGCGCAAAATCCTCGAGATCCTCGGGCACCCCACGGAGTCTCCCTATGGCAACCCCATTCCCGGGCTCGATGAGTTCGGCGATTCGCCGGCCGTCGCGTTCATGGCCGGGGTCACGAACCTGCTGTCGCTCGTGGCCAGCTCGCCCGAGCCGGTGAGCGCGGTCATCCGTCGCCTCGGTGAACCCGTGCAGTTTGACCCCGAACTTCTGCTGCAGCTCAAGCAGTCCGGAGCGTTTCCCGGAGCAACGGCAATGTTTTCGGCCGCCGGGTCGTACGTTCTGGTAAAGGTCGAAGGATTCGGAAACGGCCTCGAGCTGCCCAACGATGTTGCAGGTCACATCTTCGTCACGACACCCGAAACTTCCGCGTAA
- a CDS encoding MFS transporter, translating to MSNVTADIQTTPTTTEPPRKASSDLQRRVLLGGSIGQFIEFYDFTLYGLTAVIFSQLFFPNSDPVFALLATFATFGFAFVIRPLGGLFFGSLGDRIGRRKVLAITLLSIGGATAAMGLLPTFDQIGLWAPALLLILRLVQGFSAGGESVGAPSFVFEHAPVNRRGLWLNLTIAATALPSVFAGTMILILSQSMSDDSFMAWGWRLPFLLALPLALFGVWIRTRTEESKSFTDAQATKTKEFSPVRESFRQNKLRMVQVIFVMGLTAMGFYFLSAYFVSYVQTTGNLSREQSLLANAAALALYAVLLPLGGRLSDKVGRKPMLIAGSAAIAIFSVPCFMLVTSGSLPLALLGQALFVIPLCIYGGGCYTFFVEIFTTKTRFTSAAVSYNVAYAVFGGTAPLIGTALVAGTGVPAAPGYYMAAAAVTVLLLVTLTKVPETHGRVG from the coding sequence ATGAGCAATGTCACAGCCGATATCCAGACCACGCCGACGACGACCGAACCACCTCGGAAGGCATCGTCCGATCTTCAACGACGGGTCCTGCTCGGGGGCAGCATCGGGCAGTTCATCGAGTTCTACGACTTCACCCTGTACGGGTTGACGGCCGTCATCTTCTCGCAGCTGTTCTTCCCCAACTCGGATCCCGTCTTCGCGCTCTTGGCGACGTTCGCGACGTTCGGCTTCGCCTTCGTCATTCGTCCGCTCGGCGGGCTCTTCTTCGGTTCTTTGGGAGACAGGATCGGTCGCCGCAAGGTGCTCGCGATCACCCTGCTCTCGATCGGTGGCGCGACCGCCGCAATGGGCCTCCTGCCGACCTTCGATCAGATCGGGCTCTGGGCTCCCGCGCTCCTGCTGATCTTGCGGCTCGTGCAAGGCTTCTCGGCAGGCGGCGAATCGGTGGGCGCCCCGTCCTTCGTTTTCGAGCACGCTCCCGTCAACCGACGAGGCCTGTGGCTCAACCTCACGATCGCCGCGACAGCCCTCCCCTCGGTGTTCGCCGGCACCATGATCCTCATTCTCAGCCAGAGCATGTCCGATGACTCCTTCATGGCCTGGGGCTGGCGCCTGCCCTTCCTGCTCGCCCTCCCCCTTGCACTGTTCGGCGTCTGGATCCGCACCCGCACGGAGGAAAGCAAGTCCTTCACCGATGCCCAGGCCACCAAGACGAAGGAATTCAGCCCGGTTCGGGAGTCATTCCGTCAGAACAAGCTCCGGATGGTGCAGGTCATCTTCGTGATGGGCCTCACCGCCATGGGCTTCTACTTCTTGTCCGCGTACTTCGTGTCCTATGTACAGACCACCGGCAACCTCAGCCGTGAACAATCACTGCTGGCCAATGCTGCGGCTCTGGCCCTGTACGCGGTGCTGCTCCCCCTCGGAGGACGCCTCAGCGACAAGGTCGGCCGTAAACCGATGCTCATCGCCGGTTCGGCCGCCATCGCGATCTTCTCTGTCCCCTGCTTCATGCTGGTGACCAGCGGCAGCCTGCCACTCGCCCTCCTCGGGCAGGCACTGTTCGTCATCCCGCTGTGCATCTACGGCGGCGGCTGCTACACCTTCTTCGTCGAGATCTTCACGACCAAAACGAGATTCACCAGCGCAGCGGTGAGCTACAACGTGGCCTATGCGGTCTTCGGCGGAACGGCACCCCTGATCGGCACGGCCCTCGTCGCTGGTACAGGGGTCCCGGCGGCCCCTGGCTATTACATGGCGGCAGCCGCTGTGACCGTGCTGCTGCTCGTGACCCTCACGAAGGTACCGGAAACACACGGCCGCGTCGGCTAA
- a CDS encoding DUF2530 domain-containing protein, producing MRLWLKDSERRPDPLPARTDARAALLTGTVAWLLALTATLIWRDQITAAGLGWWVWCAMIGVVLGLLALLWVQLRRRR from the coding sequence ATGAGGTTGTGGTTGAAAGACAGCGAACGTCGGCCTGACCCCCTGCCCGCCAGAACGGATGCCCGCGCGGCGCTGCTCACCGGCACCGTGGCGTGGCTGCTCGCCCTCACGGCCACGTTGATCTGGCGCGACCAGATCACCGCCGCCGGCTTGGGGTGGTGGGTCTGGTGCGCCATGATCGGCGTGGTGTTGGGACTACTCGCGCTGCTTTGGGTGCAGCTTCGACGGCGCCGCTAG